Part of the Deltaproteobacteria bacterium genome, TTTACGAAACTGATCGGCCGGAATACGACGATTCCCACGAAAAAAAGTCAGGTCTTTTCAACGGCTTCCGACAATCAGCCTGCCGTCAGTGTCCATGTGTTGCAGGGAGAACGGGACATGGCCGAGGACAATAAATCCCTCGGCCGATTTGAACTGGTGGGGATTCCTCCGGCGCCGCGCGGGGTTCCGCAGATTGAAGTCACCTTTGATATTGATGCAAACGGGATTGTCCATGTTTCGGCGAAGGACAAGGGGACCGGCAAGGAACAATCGATCAAACTGACGGCCTCCAGCGGACTGTCGGAAGAAGAAATCCGGAAATTGATCCGGGATGCCGAAGCCCACCAGCAGGAAGATGCCCGCCGCAAAGAGTTAGCGGATACACGGCATGCCTGTGAATCTCTGATTTACAATACGGAGCGTTCTTTGAGGGAATACTATGACAAAATCGATCCGGATGATCGTTCGTCGATTGAAGAGTCTCTGGCGAAGGCAAAAGAAGTTGTGCAGGGGGATGATGCCGTGCTGATTCGTAAGGCGACGGACGGGTTAAGTAAAAGCTCTTATAAGTTTGTCGAACAGATTTATCGGAATCCTTCCGTGTCCGAAGGACCGGACCTGCAGGACCATCCCTCGGATGAAACCGTGACCTCTTAATATTATCTATCAAAATCCGTATACGATCTGATGTAGCGGGTAAAAGAGAAGTGAATGTCTATGGCTGCAAAAAAAGATTATTATGAAGTTCTGGACGTGAATTCGAATGCGACCGATGCGGAAATCAAGAAGGCCTATCGGCGCCTTGCATTAAAGTATCATCCCGACAAGAATCCGGACAACCGGGAGGCGGAGGAACGTTTCAAAGAACTGAGCGAGGCCTATGAGGTTCTTTCCGATCCGCAAAAACGGGCGACCTACGACCAGTTTGGTCACACCATGAATGCGGAAGGCTTCGGAGGGTTCCGCACGGAGGGGTTTGGCGGTTTTGGAGATGTTTTTGGAGACATCTTTAGTGATTTTTTCGGAGGGGCGGGGGCTTCGGCCTCCCGTACACGGCGTCCGCAGCGGGGCGCAGACCTCCGGTATACTCTGGAAATTGATTTTGAACAGGCCATGACCGGTCTGGAAACGCGTATTGAAATTCCCCGGATGGAAGTCTGCGGGGAGTGCCGGGGGACGCGGAGTGAGGGAGGGCGCCCTCCTGATCCTTGCTCCACCTGTCACGGCAGTGGGCAGGTTCGTTATCAGCAGGGGTTCTTCAGTATCAGCCGAACCTGCAGTCAATGCGGCGGAGAGGGCGTGATCATTACGCGTCCCTGCCGGAAATGCCGTGGCACAGGGCAGGTTCGTGCGACACGGGAAACGACCGTCAAAATTCCCGCGGGAGTTGAGACCGGGACCCGCCTACGACTAAGTGGGGAGGGAGAGGCGGGCATCCACAACGGCCCCCGGGGGGACCTCTATGTCGTGATCCGTGTGCGGGATCATCCCTTCTTCACCCGGGAAGAATACGATCTCCTCTGTGAGGTTCCGATCAGTTTTGTCCAGGCGGCACTGGGGGCCGAGATTGAAGTTCCCATGCTCTCCGGGAAGGAGCGGATTGAGATTGCCCCCGGCACGCAGAGCGGGACGGTGCATGTGATGAAGGGGAAGGGATTCCCGTATCTGCATGGCCGAGGCGTGGGAGATCAGCGCATTACCATTCAGGTAGAGACACCGACACATCTGAACACGAAACAGCGTGAGCTTCTGGAAGAATTTGCACGAATCAGCGGAGAGGATGTACACCCCATCAGCCGGAGTTTTTTGGAAAAGGTGAAGTCTCTTTTCGGGTAATCTCTTCTGCTGGACTCTTCTCCCGTTCCCTTGTCTTCCGGGTTACTGTTCATGATTCCAGAGCGGTCATCCCTCTCCGGGGGTGGGGTGCGGAGAGCCGGTGCGAGGTGTGAGATCGGACATCCGTCTGTGCGATATTTTTTTGTAAAACCGGATGATGTGACGGCATCAGGGTTGGTGTTGCAGCAGGAGGTCGCTCACTATCTTCGTCATGTTCTGCGTAAGCGTCCGGGAGATCTCCTTCACGTTTCGGATGGTGTTGTCGCAGTCTACCGTGTCGTCATCGAGGGGTTCACAAAAGAGGAAGTCCGCTGCCGAATCAAGGAGCAATCCCCTCTTCCTGATCCGCCGTCCCCCCGAATACAGCTTCTCACGTCGTTGCCCAAGGGGAATCGAATGGACTGGCTGGTGCAGAAATCAACCGAGGTCGGCGTTGCGGAGATCAAGCCGGTGTCCATGAAGCGTTCGGTCCGGGAAATCACTTCGAAAAAGTTGGATCACTGGATGCGCCGATGGGCAAAGATCGCCGGAGCGGCCGCCGGTCAATCTGGTCGTGCGGAAGTTCCGGTATTGCATGCCCCGCGGCCCTTTTCGGAGGTTTTGTCTTCTCTGAAAGATGTTTCCCTGAAGTTCTTTGCGGATCCGGAAGAGGGGAGGACCTTCTATGACCGGTTCACCCGTATGCCGTTGCCCCGAAGGATCGCCATTGTTGTGGGCCCGGAAGGGGGGATGACGAATGAGGAAAAGGAACTCCTTCAGCAAAATGGTTTTGCATCCCTTACGCTCGGTCATACAATCCTCCGGGTCGAAACGGCAGGTATCCTGGCCGTCGCCCTGGCCCGATACGAGTGGCAGCGGAGAGAGCCGTCCCGGGGAAAATTGTCATTATGAAATATTTTTCTTTCAAGGTCCTCTACATCAGTGTTTTTGCTCCGTCGATTCTCTATCTCCTGACCTTGCCTTATCTTGAGCACTTCCTTCAGCAGGCCCTGACCCGGGAGATCCGGAAGAACATGATCCGTCATGAACTTACTCTTATGGAAGGGAAAACCAGTCTTTACGAGGAAGTGAACCGCAACGTTTCCGAGACGCTGAAGAAGAGCTATGCAATCCGTGCCGGGCTGGAGGTTCGGGTACGGATCGTGGATGAAAATGATAACGTAATTTATCCTTATTATGAGTATCTCCTGTTTACGTTACATGTGCAGAAGGAAAAGGGTGTTGGTACGGCCGGTGCCCTGTTTGATGCCAAAGGTTTTGCCCGGCGCAGGGAGCCGTCCGAGGTGGAAGATTTTCTCCAGGCTTTCTCTGATTATTTCCGGGGGATGACGGTAACGGTCTCCGCGAAGATCCCCGTGACTTCCTGGATCGGGAGCGGAACGCTGCTCCTTTACATTGCCTTGACATTGTTCCTTCTCTCTCTTTATTATCGGCGTACCTCCGCCCGGGAAGAAAAGCGGCTTCGGGAAATTACCGAGAGCCTGGAAGCGGAGAAACGAACGGCATCGCAGATCGAGTCGGAACTGCATGTCGCCCGGAATCGCTTACAGGAGATCCAGTCGCAGGAAGAGGAATGGCTGAAAGAGGTCGAACGTCTCGAAGGAGAAAAACATTCCCTGGAGGATGAACTTCTGGATACACTTGAGCAGACGGAAGAGCAGAAAGAGATCATTGGGGAACTGAAGAATCAGGTAATTAAGAAGGCAGGGAAAAAGTCCAAAGGCGTTAAAGAGGAAGAGGCGCTTTCCAGCCGGTTTTCGAAACTCTATAGAAATCTGGAGTTTGATCGGAAAGCGTTGGAAGACCTGGTGCGGCTTGGAAGCAAAGACCGGCAGTTACAGGCCGAGGAGATTTTGAAACGGCTCAATGACAAGGATCCGAGTCTGAAAGTTCGCAGAAAAATTGCCGGGATAGAGAAGTGTGACGCCTATGAACTCGGGTTTGGTTCTTCCGGACGGATCTATTATCTTGCCGCCCGGAACGGAAAATACCGTATCCTCCGTATCGGGACCAAGACCAGTCAGAGCAAGGATCTGGCCTATCTCCAGGGAATGCGGAAATCGTAACCGATCAGGGCCGCTCAGTCGATGATTCGGTCACCTCCCGGATGGCCGATTTGGTGACGGCCACGGTTTCCATGATCTCGTCCGGGGTGATGCAGAGCGGCGGCATGAGGACGATCACATCTCCCAGCGGACGGATCATCAATCCCCTCTTTCGGGCGGCCAGGATCACCCGGTGTCCGATCCTCTCTCCGGGAGGATAGGGTGCCTTCGTGGCCCGGTCCCGCACCAGTTCGATTCCAACCATGAACCCTTTTCTTCGAATCTCACCCACGTGAAGACAGGTCGTTAACTTTTCCAGTTCTTCCGCCAGTAAACGGATCTTTCCCTGAAGTTTTTCCAGGATTTTTTCCGTATTGAAAATGTCAAGATTCGCCAAGGCGGCGGCACAGGCCAGCGGGTTTCCGGTATAGGTGTGTCCGTGAAAAAAGGTCTTGAATTCTTCGTAGCGGCCGAGAAAGGCATCGTAGATCTCTTGGGAGCCAGGGTGGCAGCGAGAGGAAGTACCCCGCCGGTAATCCCCTTGGCCATGCAGAGAAGGTCCGGTTCGACCTCCTCCTGTTCACAGGCGAAGAGGGTCCCGGTCCTTCCGAAGCCGGTGGCCACTTCGTCGGTGATCATCAGGATGTTGAAACGATCACAGATTTCCCGGACACGTTTCAGATAACCCGTCGGTGCCGTGATCATCCCTGCGGCGCCCTGCACCAGCGGTTCGATGATCAACGCTGCGATTTTCTCCTGCTCCCGTGAGACCTGTTCTTCAAGTTGGTCGGCGCAGGCCAGTCGACAGGAAGGAAACTCCCGTTCTAGTGGGCAGCGGTAGCAGTACGGAGAGGGAGCGAAGGAGCAGGAAAAAAGGAGAGGACGAAAAATCTCATGAAAGAGCGAGATCCCTCCGACACTGACCGAACCGAGGGTGTCTCCATGATAGGAGTTGGTGAGCGCCATGAATCGTGTTTTTCGGTTTTCCTTCCCTTCCGTATGCCGGAAATACTGGAAGGCCATCTTCAGGGCGATCTCCACGGCGGTGGAACCGCTGTCTGAATAAAAAACCTTCTTCAGGGAGCTTGGCGTGATGGCCACCAGTCGTTCCGCCAGCTCGATGGCGGGGACATTGGACAGACCGAGCAAGGTGGAGTGAGAGACCCGGTCGATCTGTGCCTTGACGGCTTCATCAATCTCTTTTTTACGGTGTCCATGCACATTGACCCAGAGGGAGGAAACCCCGTCGATATATCGGTGCCCTTCGATATCGATCAGGACGGCCCCCTCTGCGCGGTCGATAATGACCGGTTCCTCCTCGGCATATTCCTGCATCTGGGTAAACGGATGCCAGAGAAATTTCCGGTCCTTGTCTTTTAATTGTGCGAAGGTGTCTTGTTGCGGATTCATTCAGTTTCTCCCGGTGCGGAAAGATGCCGGTGAGGGAAAGGGCATCCGTCGATGATGATCATATTGATGATACAAGATCTCTATGATAAAATGAAACAAGCAGAAGAGCAATAGTGAAGTGATCAACTTCCGGAGCAAAGGTGATGGCAAAGACGAATCCGGTACCCGGGATGAAGAGGTTCTTTCGGAAACTAACCCTCCGCTGTTTTAATGAACTGCTGATTAAAAACCGGATTGCCGTCGACTATCTTTCGAGTCTCCTCGCCCGTTTCGCCGGGACCGACGAGCTCTACAAGATCCGGAATGTTGCGGGCAAGAAACTGGAATATCTGATCGACTTCATGATGGAAATACAGGACACCCGGGACTTGTCGACGGAGCGGTTCAGTCCCTTCCGGGAAAGAGAGATCAAGCAGCATATCGGAGACTACACCCTTTTCATGACGGGAATCTTCCGGGATTTTGTGACCCACCGTTCCGCCATGACGTATTTTACCAGTCAGGGGAAACTCTCCTACGCCTCCGTTTCCGATTTCGACCGGATTGCGGACCGGGAGGAGTCGGACATCTTTAAAGATCTTTCCATGAGTTTTGAAGATTACGCCTTTGTCCTCGACTACATGAAAAAGGTTCACTTCAAGGATGCACAGGTTCTGGGTCCTTACCGGGCTGGTCTCCAACGGCTGGATGAGTGGTAGGAAAAATCGGAAAAATTAAAAAGCCCCGCCTTCAAGGCGGGGCTTTTTTTTGTGGAATGGGCGCTATTGCAGACAGGTATCCGGTACATCATCACAAGTAGCGTAGTGCTTGGTTTCGTCCTTGAAAGTGATGTTCACCCCGGGGTTCAAAGCGGTGATTGTGACTGTTGTATTGCTGCCTTGTACGGAAAACTCCCCTCCAAAAGGGCAAGTGCTGAAGGTCTCCGGCATTGCGATCGGCTTGATGGTCGTGATTTTTACCCATCCATCCATGCAGGTGGTGCGTACCAGTCCATCCAGGGTTGTGGAACAATAATATCCGTAATGCGCATCATATTTTTTGTCAATGTGCAGCGAGAAATTGTTAAAGGCAATGCTTGCATTCTCACCGTCAATTGTGCCGGATATGCTTCCGTTCAGGAGCGCGTCCATCTGGGGAATGTCAACTTCAGAAGAACCGGCATTCACAACGAGATTTGAAATGTCGATGGTGAAATGATCGAACTCTGCCGTCAGTGTTTCCGCTGGGTCGTCAATGGTCCCATTCATGGTGATGCTCATGGAGGAGGGCGTCCCTGCCAGAAGATCGCAGGATCTACCGGGGAAGGAGACACTCATTGTCCCGTCAATGGTTACACCCATCTCCGTGCAATTGTTGGATGTGATCTCCATCGTAACATCGCTCATCTGACTGCATTCCGTCACCGAGCCCATGGGAGGTCCAATCCATTGCATGGAAATACTTTCTTTTCCTCCTGAAGCACAAGGGCTGTTTTCCTCGGAATATGAACTCAGTGCCGATACGCTGCCTTGTTCCATTTTATTTGCAACTCGATGGATCAGGGTTTGGAGATTCCCCAACAGATCCTGCCGACGATCCGTAGAAAGTGACCCGGCTGTACTGGATGAAGTCGAGTCCCCCGCGTTGACTACCTCTCCGATCAAGGGAAGTGCAGACAGGACCTCTGCCGGTTCGGCCGAGTTATTCTGAGTTAACGTTGCATTTGCCTGCGGTGAGGTATTCTCTGTAAATGTGGTGCCACTACTTCCTCCCCCTCCACCACCTCCTCCACAACCACCCTGAATAAAAGGTAAAAAAGCGAAAACGATCAGTAAGATAAGACATGACGAAAAAAATCTTTGCTTCATCATTCATCCCTCCTAAATTAGCATAGAATAAATATGGGGTTGATTATATCCAATAAATGCGATTTGTCAAATGTTGACATTTTGGAGTTGTATTTGTGGCATTATGAGGTGATTGCTCTTGGATCAAATTACGGAAAGCCGAATAAGAATTCTTTGAAAAATCCTTCGTACGATCCGGTTTCTTTTTTCCGAACCATGAACGGAATCCGGAAAACGACTTTTTACGACACCATCAAAAGTGGGGTTCTGACTTTTCATATAGACAGGAAGAATCTGAATATGGTATAAAACAAATCTTACACTAATTTATGCAGGAATGCAGCGACCTGATTCATCCTTGCCGTTCGGTACAAATCGCGGGCTTGTATCTTTCCGGGAGACTCCGAAACAACCGGAAACCAGGAACCATACACTGGAAGGAGTTGCTATGCAGATTCAACAGACAATCAATAAAAAGGTTGGTCTCGACCACCACGGGATCAAGAATGTCGGGAATGTCTACTGGAACCTGACAACGGGCGCCCTCTATGAGGAGGTGGTGCGCCGACGGGAAGGAGTGATTCTTCATCGCGGGCCGATTGCCGTCAAAACGGGCCATTTTACCGGACGTGCGGCGGATGAAAAATTCATCGTCCGGGAACCCTCCAGTGAGAATCACGTCTGGTGGGGGAAGGTGAACCGCCCGATTGAAGAGGATAAGGTGGATGCACTGTTTCATCGTCTTCTGGCCTATATGCAGGGGAAGGACCTCTATGTGCAGGATTGTTTCGCCGGCGCGGACCCGAAGTACAAGGTTCCGATCCGGATCATTACGGAGACGGCCT contains:
- the dnaJ gene encoding molecular chaperone DnaJ, translating into MAAKKDYYEVLDVNSNATDAEIKKAYRRLALKYHPDKNPDNREAEERFKELSEAYEVLSDPQKRATYDQFGHTMNAEGFGGFRTEGFGGFGDVFGDIFSDFFGGAGASASRTRRPQRGADLRYTLEIDFEQAMTGLETRIEIPRMEVCGECRGTRSEGGRPPDPCSTCHGSGQVRYQQGFFSISRTCSQCGGEGVIITRPCRKCRGTGQVRATRETTVKIPAGVETGTRLRLSGEGEAGIHNGPRGDLYVVIRVRDHPFFTREEYDLLCEVPISFVQAALGAEIEVPMLSGKERIEIAPGTQSGTVHVMKGKGFPYLHGRGVGDQRITIQVETPTHLNTKQRELLEEFARISGEDVHPISRSFLEKVKSLFG
- a CDS encoding 16S rRNA (uracil(1498)-N(3))-methyltransferase, with product MIPERSSLSGGGVRRAGARCEIGHPSVRYFFVKPDDVTASGLVLQQEVAHYLRHVLRKRPGDLLHVSDGVVAVYRVVIEGFTKEEVRCRIKEQSPLPDPPSPRIQLLTSLPKGNRMDWLVQKSTEVGVAEIKPVSMKRSVREITSKKLDHWMRRWAKIAGAAAGQSGRAEVPVLHAPRPFSEVLSSLKDVSLKFFADPEEGRTFYDRFTRMPLPRRIAIVVGPEGGMTNEEKELLQQNGFASLTLGHTILRVETAGILAVALARYEWQRREPSRGKLSL